The Cellulophaga sp. RHA19 genome includes the window AAAAACAGATGCAGGTATAAATATTGATGCTCCAATAGAAAATGAAGATTGGGACCTAACTAAAGAAACTAAAAAAATAGGAGATTTTTTATGCTATAAGGCAACAAAAGTAAAAACAGTACCTAAAGGAGATGTTACTGTAGTAGCATGGTATACACCAGAAATACCATTTGCTTATGGTCCAAACCATTACGTAGGTCGGTTACCAGGCCTAATATTAGAATTAAATGGCTTAATGGCTACTTACAAAGCCAAAGAGATAAAACTAAACCCTAAAAAAGCAATTGTTATAAAGTGGCCAAAAGAGAAAAATAATATGTCTGCAAGCGAGTATAAAAAAGCTGGTGACAAACTCTATCAAGATCGTAAAGATGAGCGTAAAAGATAAACATAGTATTGTTGTAAACGTTATGTTTCTAGTGTTGTGCTTTACTAGTGTAATAGCGCAAAAAACAACGTCTGGCAGTATTACATATACAGTTAATTTAGCTCCAGAATTAATTAAAAACATTTCTAAAACAAATAACCCTAGTACAAGAGCAATATTAAAAAACTCTAAAGAAGTTAGTTACGCTTTAAATTTTAATAGCAAATTATCTACCTATCAAAAAAATGAAAGCTTGTATGATGAAAGCAAACAAAAACTTAACTTAGTTACTACTGGAGCAGGCGGTGCAAGTATATTCTACTATAACACAAAAGATAACACTTTACTTAAACAGTTAAAATTAGGAGGAGATACTTTTTTAATTACTCAAAACACTAAAAAATGGAAGCTTTTAAATGCTTCAAAAAAAATAGGGAAGTACAATTGTTACAAAGCAACTCTTTTAGATAAAAACAATAAACTAACCAAAATAACGGCTTGGTATACTTTAGATTTTCCCTTACCATATGGCCCAAAAGATTACAATGGTCTACCAGGCATAATATTGGAGTTGTACGAAGGTAAATTCTTTTTTAAAGCATATAAAATACAGTTATCAAATAAAGATAAAATTATAGAAAAGTCAGTAGACGGTATTAAACTAACACAAGAAGAATTTAATAACAGATTTAAAGGTTTTTTTGATGAAAAATAGTGTTGTAAAAATTGTATTAGCATTGATTCTACTAAGCAACTTTACTTATAGTCAAGAGCTGAGCGGTATTATTATGTATAATGGATCTTTAAACAAAACTTATATAGATAGCGTATTAAAGACAATTTACAATAATAAAAATATACCTCATGCTCATAAAGAATTTGCCAAAAATGAATATGGAAGTGCTGCTGACGTAGATTACTATTTACATTTTAAAAATAATCAATCGTATTTTTATTACAATGATGCTATTGAATTGGAAACAGGGCACAATCCAACATCGAGCTTAATAGGTAAAATGCCCTTTTATAGAAATATAAAAGCAAATAATATTATAGAAATAAACCAATACGTAGGAACAATAGACAGAAAACCTCTACAATGGAAAATAACTAATAAAAGAAAAAAAATTGGCAAATATGTTTGTAACCAAGCATTGGTAACTGAAACTTTATTTAGCAGACAAGGACATTATTATACTGAAAAAGTAGAAGCTTGGTTTACCACAGAAATACCTGTAAGCATTGGTCCTAAATTATATACTGGTTTACCAGGTTTAGTCTTAAAGATTAAGACAGATAAATTTACAATGACGGCAACCGAAATAAATTTAAACCCAACAAAAGGTGTAAATATTACAGTGTCCAATTTAAATAAAATAATTACCCAAGAACAAGCTAATAAGAAGTGGGAAGAACTAGCAGAGGCTAGTAAGCAAAATAACTAATAGAAATTTTAGATACCTATAACTATGCAAAAAATAGTATTACTACTTATATTTTTTATTTCAGTTGCCATTCATTCTCAAAATAGCACAATTAAATACAAGGTTTCTACTAATAAAGCATTTGGGGACAGCAGCAAAGACAATACACTAAGTGACGTTAACAATGCACTACTAAACACAACTTTAAATTTTAAACTAACTTTTAATACTAATGAGTCTTTTTACGAGCTAGATGAGTTATTGGATGATGGTATAAACAGTAAAATAGCCGGTATATTTTTTGGAGCTTCAAAAAAATATTATATAAACATAAACACCAATGAGTTTATTCTTCAATCTCTAGCATACGGAGACTTATATCTAGTTTCATTAGAAAAGCCAAATTGGGTATTAAAAAAAGAAAATAAAAAGATAGGAAAATATACCTGCTACAGGGCTGTAACAGAATACACAGTAGTAAACAGCAAAGGGAGTTTTATAAAAAGGGTAACCGCTTGGTATACTCCTCAAATTAAAGGAAGTTTTGGTCCTAGAGGTTATTTTGGTCTGCCAGGAACAATATTAGAGCTACAGGATGATAAAATATTAATCTCTGCTACAGAGGTAAATTTATTATCTAAGAAAAAAAATGAAATTAAAAAGCCCACAAAAGGAAAAAAGATATCGAAAAAAGAATATGATAATTTAAATCCACCTCTTAGGAATTAAAAAAATCAAGTTCTCATTTTATGACTAAAAAGCTATTTTTTATATTCTTCATTATTTCATTTATTGCATACAGCCAAGAAATTACATACAAAGGCTTTGTGCAAGACAGCGTGCAAAGTCCTTTGCCTAATGCTAATATTTTAGCTTTTCCAGATAGTGATGATGCAGAAACTGCTTTTGCAATAACCAATGAAAAAGGTGCTTATATTTTACGTTTGCAAAAAGGCTATACCTACCAAATTAACATTAGCTATATAGGCTATAAAAAACTAGTAGTTTCCACTACAGCAACAGAAAAAACCACTAAAAATTTTGTTTTACAAGAAGATGTAAACACTTTAGACGGTGTAGAGGTCACCTATAAAATACCTATAGAGGTTAAAGAAGATACTACCGTTTATGATACAGATGCCTTTACCAATGGTAAAGAACGCAAACTAAGAGAAACCTTAAAAAAACTACCTGGTTTAGAGGTAGACAGGGAAGGTAATGTAACCTCTAACGGTAAAAAAATTACCAATGTTTTGGTAGACAACAAACCCTTTTTTACAGGAAACACTAAAATGGCGGTAAACAACATACCTGCCAATGTAGTAGACCAAATAGAGGTTATAGATAACTATAGTGAAATTGCTATGCTTAAAGGGTTGCAAGACACAGATAAAATGGCACTAAACATTAAACTTAAAAAAGATAAAAAACGCTTTTTGTTTGGAGATTTAGATGTTGCTGCGGGCCATAAAGACAGGTACACCATACACCCAAATGTATTTTACTACAGTCCTAAAACCAACATTAATTTTATTGGTGACGTAAACAATACTGGCGAAAAAGCATTTACGTTTAGCGACTATATGGAGTTTGAAGGCGGTTTTAGCAAAATACTGGCTGGTTCTGGCAGTATGTCTAGTTTGTTTCAGTCAGACTTTAGTCAGTTTTTAAACAACAATAATTTTAAAGAGCGTAGTCAAAAATTTGGTGCGTTTAATCTACGCCAAGCTATAAATAGCACCACAGATATTAGTGGCTATGTTATTGCATCTAAAACAGATACCGATACAGAAAACCAAACCGAGAATATTTACCAAAACAACAACGATCCTTTTACAGAAAACAGAACCACCACTGGCAATGCCAATAACTTTTTTACCATTGGTAAAATAACACTAGATTATGACCCAACATACAAAGAGGATTTTGCCTTTAATACGTTTGTAAAACTAACCAACAACAATGGTTTAAACTCTATTAACACAAACAGCCCAACAAACACCAATAGCATACGTACCGCTAATGATATAGATGCACTAACCTTAAAACAAAACGTAACCTATAGTCGTAAATTAACAGACAACCACACCGGCACTTTAGAGGCTACACACAATTACACCATAGACAAGCCCAACACAAATTGGCAAACAGATAAAGAAATACTACAAGGATTAATTCCGTTACAGGCAGATGATGTGTATAACATACAACAAACCAAAGAAGTAAAAACACACAGTGTAAATGCCATTGTAAAAGACTATTGGGTGTTAAACAACTACAACCATTTGTATTTTAGTTTGGGTGTAAACTCAACCTTTAACTCTTTTGTAAATGAAGATGTACAGCTCTTAAGTAGCGGAGAAATAAACAATTTTAACACTGCCGATTTTGGTAACAACCTACAGCATAATTTTATAGACACTTATGTTGGTTTAGAATACAAATTTAGAACTGGTATTTTTACGTTTAAACCTGCCGTATATCAGCATTATTTTAATTGGTCTTTACATCAACTACAAACAAAAACAACCAATACAAAAACGGTACTTACACCAGAGTTTACCACAGAAATTAAATTTAAAAACGGCGCAAAAGCAAATTTTAAGTACAAAGCAAATGCTCGTTTTCCTTCTGTAAATAACCTAGCAAGTAATTTTATACTCCGTAATTTCAATTCGGTTTTTAGAGGCAATGCTAACTTGGAAAATGAGTTTTTTCATACCACAAGTTTTAACTACTCTAAAAGAAGTTTATTGCGTGGTTTATTTTACAACTTAAATGTTAGATACAATAAAAAAACAAAGCAGTTAAAAGGAGAAACGCAGTTGCAAGGCATTAACCAATTTAATTCTTTAATACTGTTTACACAACCAGAAGACGACTGGTACTTTAGTGGCAATTTTAATAAAAGAATAAAAAAAATAAGGGCTAAATATAGAGGCTCCTACAACTACAGTAATTTTTACCAGCTTGTAAACTCAGAGACACAAAAAAACACCTCTGGGAGGTTCTTAAATACCGTGAGCTTAGAGACTATTTTTAAAAAAGGCCCAAATTTAGAGGTTGGCTACACACAAACCGATAGTGACTACAACACATCTGTAGGGAAAAACAAGTATAGAAGCACCAATTTTTTCACCTATTTAGATTATGTTCTTCTAGAAGATTTTACCTTAAAAGCAGAATATAATTTTGATAATTATGTGAATAAAGACCGAAACATAGATAATAGCTTTGACAATGCTATGGTTTCTCTTTTTTATCAACAAGAAGATAGCCCTTGGGGTTTTGAAATTAAAGCTACTAATTTATTTGACACACAGTTTAAGCAAGACAATTCTTTTAGTACATTTTTAATAAGCGATAGTAAAACCTTTATCTTACCACGCATTGTACTTTTTAAAATTAGCTACAAACTCTAATTGTTTAAAATTGTAGCTTTATATTTGCAAAAAATGTATTGACTTTTGGGAAAATCTCTCATTTTAAAATCGTTGGCACAGCTTCCGCAAATGCAGAAACTGCAAACTACTATTGCCAAAAATGAAAAAAACACAACACTTACAGGTTTAACAGGCTCTGCCCTATCCTTTGTAATAGCTGAAACTTTTAAAGAAGCAGACACCCCTTTTCTGGTTGTTTTTAGCGACAAAGAAGAGGCGGCTTACCATTTAAATGACTTGGAGCAATTGGTAGGCGAAAAAGATGTGCTCTTTTATCCTGGTAGTTACCGCAGGCCTTACCAAATAGACGAGGTAGATAATGCTAATGTACTGCTACGTGCAGAGGTTTTAAACCGAATTAATTCGCGTAAAAAACCAGCATTACTAGTTACCTATCCAGATGCGTTGTTTGAGAAAGTGGTAACCCGTAAAGAACTAGATAAAAACACTTTAAAAATTAAGGTTGATGACACCATTACCCTAGATTTTTTAAACGAAGTGTTGTTTGAGTATAAGTTTAAACGTGTAGATTTTGTTACCGAACCTGGAGAATTTTCGGTTCGTGGTGGTATTGTAGATGTTTTTTCGTTTTCTAATGATGTACCATACAGAATAGAATTTTTTGGTGATGAAGTAGATAGCATTAGAACTTTTGATGTAGAAACACAATTGTCTACAGACAAAGTCACTAAAATTACTATTGTACCCAATGTAGAAAATAAATTTTTAGACGAAACCAGAGAAAGCTTTTTAAAATACATTGCTTCTAAAACTGTCATTTTTTCTAAAAACACAGAGCTTTTACACGACAGACTAGACTCTCTTTACGCAAAAGCAGAAGAAGCTTTTACAAAACTTACAGGTGAGCTAAAACACGCTCAACCTAAGGAGTTGTTTGTAGATTCTAATCAGTTAAAAAAAGAGTTTGATGCATTTAATGTTATAAGCATTCATCAAACAGCAACAAATGCAGATAAATCTATTGTTTTTCATTCTAAACCACAGCCGTCTTTTAATAAAAAGTTTGACTTGCTTATTGAAAACCTAGATCAAAATCACGCTAATAACTATACCAATTATATTTTTTGTGCCACAGAGCAACAAGCAAAACGTTTTCATGATATTTTTGATGAAGTAGAACAAGATGTACACTATAAAACAGTTGTATTACCTCTTTTTCAGGGCTTTATTTTAGATGATATAAAAGTTGCCTGTTACACAGATCATCAAGTTTTTGAACGTTACCATAAATTCAACCTTAAAAATGGATACGCTAAAAAGCAAGCTATAACACTTAAGGAACTTACCAAATTAGATATTGGAGATTATGTAACACATATAGATCATGGTGTTGGTAAATTTGGTGGTTTACAAAAAATAGATGTAGAAGGTAAAAAACAAGAGGCTATAAAATTAATGTATAGTGAGCGAGATGTGTTGTACGTAAGCATACACTCACTACACAAAATATCTAAATTTGCCGGCAAAGACGGTAAGCCTCCTAAAATATTTAAACTAGGTTCTGGTGCTTGGAAAAAACTGAAGCAAAAAACCAAAACTAGAGTTAAACAAATTGCGTTTGACCTTATTAAAGTATACGCCAACCGTAGACTTAAAAAAGGATTTAAATACGCTCCAGATAGTTATTTACAGCACGAGTTAGAGGCGTCTTTTATTTATGAAGATACCCCAGACCAAAGTAAGGCCACCGAAGATCTAAAAAAAGATATGGAGAGTGATAGGCCAATGGATCGCCTTATTTGTGGTGATGTTGGCTTTGGTAAAACAGAGGTTGCTATACGTGCCGCTTTTAAAGCTGTGGATAATGGCAAACAAGTAGCTGTTTTAGTACCAACAACTATATTGGCTTTTCAGCACCATAAAACATTTGCAGAGCGTTTAAAAGATATGCCTGTAACGGTAGATTATGTAAACCGTTTTAGAACTGCAAAAGAGAAAAAAGAAACACTACAACGCCTAGCAGAAGGTAAAGTAGATATTATTATTGGCACACACCAATTAGTTAATAAAAACGTAGTTTTTAAAGACTTAGGTTTGCTAATTGTAGATGAGGAGCAAAAATTTGGAGTTGCTGTAAAAGATAAATTAAAGTCTATTAAAGAAAATGTAGATGTACTTACATTAACTGCTACACCAATACCAAGAACGTTGCAATTTAGTTTAATGGCTGCCAGAGATTTATCTACAATAAATACAGCACCACCAAACAGATACCCAATAGACAGCCACGTTGTACGCTTTACAGAAGACACTATTAGAGATGCAGTTTCTTACGAGATACAAAGAGGCGGACAAGTATTTTTTATACACAACCGTATAGAAAACATTAAAGAGGTTGCTGGTATGTTACAGCGTTTGGTTCCTGATGCTAAAATTGGCATTGGTCACGGACAAATGGACGGTAAAAAACTAGAGACTTTAATGCTTGCTTTTATGAATGGCGAGTTTGATGTTTTAGTATCTACAACTATTATAGAAAGTGGTTTAGATGTTCCTAACGCCAATACTATTTTTATAAACAATGCCAATAATTTTGGTTTAAGTGATTTGCACCAAATGCGTGGTCGTGTTGGGCGTAGCAACAAAAAAGCTTTCTGTTATTTTATTACACCACCTTATGACTCTATGAGTAACGATGCTCGTAAACGTATACAAGCATTAGAACAATTTACAGAATTGGGTAGTGGTTTTAATATTGCAATGAAAGATTTAGAAATACGTGGTGCAGGTGATATTTTAGGTGGTGAGCAAAGTGGTTTTATTAATGAAATTGGTTTTGATGCATACCAAAAAATACTTGCAGAAACGGTAGAAGAATTAAAAGAAAACGAGTTTAAAGATTTATACGAAGAGGTAGAAGGCAAAGACAAAGTGTTTGTAAAAGAAACCCAGATAGACTCGGATTTTGAACTTTTATTTCCTGATGATTATGTAAATAATGTTACAGAACGATTAAACTTATACACTCAATTAAACTTAATTACCACAGAAGAAGGTTTGGTTAAGTTTGAAAAAGAATTAGTAGACCGTTTTGGTGAAATACCTAGTCCTGTTGAAGACTTACTAAACTCGGTTCGTATAAAATGGATTGCAAATAGCCTAGGTTTAGAAAAAATTGTACTTAAAAAAGGTAAAATGATTGGGTATTTTATAGCAGATCAACAATCTGGATTTTACCAAAGTCCTAAATTCACTAAAGTATTACAATTTGTACAAGCCAATACCGCAATTTGTAAAATGAAAGAAAAACAAACCAGAGCCGGCTTACGCTTACTTTTGGTTTTTGATAAAATTACAACAGTAGAAAAAGCATTAAAAAGCTTAGCTCCTTTTAATACGCATTAAAACAAATGCAAATACACAGTTTGGTTCGGTTTTTGAAAATAAGCTAAATAACTAAGCATTAACCATTGCTAAAAAAGCATACTATGAAAAAAACACTAACATTATTATTTGCTCTTATTGCTGTATCTGTAACAGCACAACATACCATATCTGGCGTATTTTCACCAGCTAAAGACTATACTTGGCTTATTGCATACCAACTTAAACCTGGCACACAAGTTTATGTTGCTGATACTAAAATAGAAGATGGTAAATTTAAACTAGAGCTACCTGCCAACGCAGCTGCCGGAACTTATAGATTGGTGTATGCTGTACCACAAGAAGAGTTTAATTTTGATGTTTTATACAATGGCAAAGAAGATATTGTACTTAATTTTAATGCTCAAGATG containing:
- a CDS encoding GLPGLI family protein, encoding MKHLLYLILLLPFLSLAQIHSGTITYNVALNKEEDESYKGKEELKALMMSVSKAAANVNYKLQFNAAYAKFNVDNKLAVKDSYLENLASIISGNKGTYYTSLSEKKQIIKTDAGINIDAPIENEDWDLTKETKKIGDFLCYKATKVKTVPKGDVTVVAWYTPEIPFAYGPNHYVGRLPGLILELNGLMATYKAKEIKLNPKKAIVIKWPKEKNNMSASEYKKAGDKLYQDRKDERKR
- a CDS encoding GLPGLI family protein gives rise to the protein MSVKDKHSIVVNVMFLVLCFTSVIAQKTTSGSITYTVNLAPELIKNISKTNNPSTRAILKNSKEVSYALNFNSKLSTYQKNESLYDESKQKLNLVTTGAGGASIFYYNTKDNTLLKQLKLGGDTFLITQNTKKWKLLNASKKIGKYNCYKATLLDKNNKLTKITAWYTLDFPLPYGPKDYNGLPGIILELYEGKFFFKAYKIQLSNKDKIIEKSVDGIKLTQEEFNNRFKGFFDEK
- a CDS encoding GLPGLI family protein encodes the protein MKNSVVKIVLALILLSNFTYSQELSGIIMYNGSLNKTYIDSVLKTIYNNKNIPHAHKEFAKNEYGSAADVDYYLHFKNNQSYFYYNDAIELETGHNPTSSLIGKMPFYRNIKANNIIEINQYVGTIDRKPLQWKITNKRKKIGKYVCNQALVTETLFSRQGHYYTEKVEAWFTTEIPVSIGPKLYTGLPGLVLKIKTDKFTMTATEINLNPTKGVNITVSNLNKIITQEQANKKWEELAEASKQNN
- a CDS encoding GLPGLI family protein → MQKIVLLLIFFISVAIHSQNSTIKYKVSTNKAFGDSSKDNTLSDVNNALLNTTLNFKLTFNTNESFYELDELLDDGINSKIAGIFFGASKKYYININTNEFILQSLAYGDLYLVSLEKPNWVLKKENKKIGKYTCYRAVTEYTVVNSKGSFIKRVTAWYTPQIKGSFGPRGYFGLPGTILELQDDKILISATEVNLLSKKKNEIKKPTKGKKISKKEYDNLNPPLRN
- a CDS encoding carboxypeptidase-like regulatory domain-containing protein, with the protein product MTKKLFFIFFIISFIAYSQEITYKGFVQDSVQSPLPNANILAFPDSDDAETAFAITNEKGAYILRLQKGYTYQINISYIGYKKLVVSTTATEKTTKNFVLQEDVNTLDGVEVTYKIPIEVKEDTTVYDTDAFTNGKERKLRETLKKLPGLEVDREGNVTSNGKKITNVLVDNKPFFTGNTKMAVNNIPANVVDQIEVIDNYSEIAMLKGLQDTDKMALNIKLKKDKKRFLFGDLDVAAGHKDRYTIHPNVFYYSPKTNINFIGDVNNTGEKAFTFSDYMEFEGGFSKILAGSGSMSSLFQSDFSQFLNNNNFKERSQKFGAFNLRQAINSTTDISGYVIASKTDTDTENQTENIYQNNNDPFTENRTTTGNANNFFTIGKITLDYDPTYKEDFAFNTFVKLTNNNGLNSINTNSPTNTNSIRTANDIDALTLKQNVTYSRKLTDNHTGTLEATHNYTIDKPNTNWQTDKEILQGLIPLQADDVYNIQQTKEVKTHSVNAIVKDYWVLNNYNHLYFSLGVNSTFNSFVNEDVQLLSSGEINNFNTADFGNNLQHNFIDTYVGLEYKFRTGIFTFKPAVYQHYFNWSLHQLQTKTTNTKTVLTPEFTTEIKFKNGAKANFKYKANARFPSVNNLASNFILRNFNSVFRGNANLENEFFHTTSFNYSKRSLLRGLFYNLNVRYNKKTKQLKGETQLQGINQFNSLILFTQPEDDWYFSGNFNKRIKKIRAKYRGSYNYSNFYQLVNSETQKNTSGRFLNTVSLETIFKKGPNLEVGYTQTDSDYNTSVGKNKYRSTNFFTYLDYVLLEDFTLKAEYNFDNYVNKDRNIDNSFDNAMVSLFYQQEDSPWGFEIKATNLFDTQFKQDNSFSTFLISDSKTFILPRIVLFKISYKL
- the mfd gene encoding transcription-repair coupling factor, translated to MQKLQTTIAKNEKNTTLTGLTGSALSFVIAETFKEADTPFLVVFSDKEEAAYHLNDLEQLVGEKDVLFYPGSYRRPYQIDEVDNANVLLRAEVLNRINSRKKPALLVTYPDALFEKVVTRKELDKNTLKIKVDDTITLDFLNEVLFEYKFKRVDFVTEPGEFSVRGGIVDVFSFSNDVPYRIEFFGDEVDSIRTFDVETQLSTDKVTKITIVPNVENKFLDETRESFLKYIASKTVIFSKNTELLHDRLDSLYAKAEEAFTKLTGELKHAQPKELFVDSNQLKKEFDAFNVISIHQTATNADKSIVFHSKPQPSFNKKFDLLIENLDQNHANNYTNYIFCATEQQAKRFHDIFDEVEQDVHYKTVVLPLFQGFILDDIKVACYTDHQVFERYHKFNLKNGYAKKQAITLKELTKLDIGDYVTHIDHGVGKFGGLQKIDVEGKKQEAIKLMYSERDVLYVSIHSLHKISKFAGKDGKPPKIFKLGSGAWKKLKQKTKTRVKQIAFDLIKVYANRRLKKGFKYAPDSYLQHELEASFIYEDTPDQSKATEDLKKDMESDRPMDRLICGDVGFGKTEVAIRAAFKAVDNGKQVAVLVPTTILAFQHHKTFAERLKDMPVTVDYVNRFRTAKEKKETLQRLAEGKVDIIIGTHQLVNKNVVFKDLGLLIVDEEQKFGVAVKDKLKSIKENVDVLTLTATPIPRTLQFSLMAARDLSTINTAPPNRYPIDSHVVRFTEDTIRDAVSYEIQRGGQVFFIHNRIENIKEVAGMLQRLVPDAKIGIGHGQMDGKKLETLMLAFMNGEFDVLVSTTIIESGLDVPNANTIFINNANNFGLSDLHQMRGRVGRSNKKAFCYFITPPYDSMSNDARKRIQALEQFTELGSGFNIAMKDLEIRGAGDILGGEQSGFINEIGFDAYQKILAETVEELKENEFKDLYEEVEGKDKVFVKETQIDSDFELLFPDDYVNNVTERLNLYTQLNLITTEEGLVKFEKELVDRFGEIPSPVEDLLNSVRIKWIANSLGLEKIVLKKGKMIGYFIADQQSGFYQSPKFTKVLQFVQANTAICKMKEKQTRAGLRLLLVFDKITTVEKALKSLAPFNTH